In Nostoc sp. TCL26-01, the sequence AAACCAATTAAGTTGGTCAAAGGATATATGAAAAAGGATGGCACTTTTATTAATCCTTACTTCAAGGGAGGATTTTAAGCTCCTTAGCTAGTTAATGTATTTTTTAGTGTATGTATTTTACTTAAAAAACTCCTAAAATTTAGGGGTTTTTTTATTAAAAGTTACTTATACCAATCGCTTTACCGAAAAAGAATGATAGATTTTTCCCCGAAAAAACAATGACAGTATTCTTGTTTGTTTATACTTTATTTCTCCACACTATATAATAAATTGCGTTTTACCCTTATCCTCGGTTTCGGGTAAAGCACTCCGTTTGAGGTTGACTTTCATGGCAAAGAAAATTGCATTTGGTTGGTATGGCGGCAAGTACAGTCATTTAGACTGGCTCTTACCCTTGTTGCCAAAAACGACCCACTACTGCGAACCGTTTGGTGGTTCAGCCGCCGTGTTGTTGAACCGAGAGCCATCCCCTGTGGAAACCTACAACGATATTGATGGGCAGGTAGTCAACTTCTTCCGTGTACTACGTGACCAAAAAGACCAACTCATCGAGGCGATTGGGTTAACCCCATTTTCCCGTGAAGAATTTCGGATTGCTATTACCAAAGAAGAAGAGAGTTTATCAGACCTAGAAAGAGCTAGACGATTTTTTGTTCGGGCGCGACAAGTGAGAACAGGCTTGGCACAAACCGCCAGCGTGGGAAGATGGGCGCACTGCAAACTCACAAGCCGCGCAGGAATGGCTGGTGCAGTTTCCCGATGGTTAGGCAGTGTTGAGGATCTGCCCGAAATCGTGCAACGGTTGCTGCGTGTGCAAATTGAGAATGACCGAGCGATTGATATTATACAACGGTACGATAGTCCAGAAACTCTATTTTATTGTGACCCACCGTACCCGCACGATTCCCGTGGGGATAGCAAGGCTTACGCTTATGAAATGACAGACAACGAGCATCGACAATTAGCGGGTGTTTTGCGAGCAGTCGAAGGTAAAGTTGCCCTTTCAGGCTATGATTGTCCGTTGATGCAAGAACTCTATGGTGACTGGAACTGCATTAAAGCACCCCTGAAGAACTGCCATTCCGTCAAGGAGTTAAGACAAGAAGTGCTTTGGCTCAATTATGACCTGACAACCTCCACATTTATTGTTGAAGAAATCAATCAATGTCCACAACCCCAGCAGCTATCCTTGATGTAGCCTTACAGAAAGCCGAAGCATCAATAGCGCAACCAATTGTCACCAACCCTAGCAGTGCTGAAAAAATTGATTATGTATCACGTTATGTAGGCAATCGTGCTGTAGTTCGTTTGTTGCTAGCTTGTGCTTTGGCGGCGATTCACCGTGTGAATGTTGATATCCGCAAACCTTACACCGAGATAGGCACACCAGACGCTTACTCTGGGCGTTACTACGATGAAAGTTACATCACAGCCTTTATTAATCAACACGAGTTGCCTTGCAATCCCACCACTGCGTTCCTGACTCCTGCTCTGCGAAACCGTAACATTACCTTAACCCCAGCAGTCAATCTCGTGGGACGACCACCCAAACTCTACGAAGCCGCCCTGCAATT encodes:
- a CDS encoding DNA adenine methylase — encoded protein: MAKKIAFGWYGGKYSHLDWLLPLLPKTTHYCEPFGGSAAVLLNREPSPVETYNDIDGQVVNFFRVLRDQKDQLIEAIGLTPFSREEFRIAITKEEESLSDLERARRFFVRARQVRTGLAQTASVGRWAHCKLTSRAGMAGAVSRWLGSVEDLPEIVQRLLRVQIENDRAIDIIQRYDSPETLFYCDPPYPHDSRGDSKAYAYEMTDNEHRQLAGVLRAVEGKVALSGYDCPLMQELYGDWNCIKAPLKNCHSVKELRQEVLWLNYDLTTSTFIVEEINQCPQPQQLSLM